Proteins encoded together in one Marinobacter salsuginis window:
- a CDS encoding 3'-5' exonuclease produces MSSEEQAGNSVTRLPWPEQFEALAEQSKSPILKAFYESGCVSPETPMSDVPFVALDFETTGLDASQHSIVSIGLVPFTLDGIQLGKARHWIVRPKLPLHQTSITIHGITHSDIDQAPDMKDILKDLFACLNGRIPVVHYRNIERSFFDVALQWRLGEGIRFPLIDTMAIEAHLHPDRNPSRWQRLLGKKPVSIRLADSRLRYGLPHYAAHNALIDAVATAELLQAQVLHHFSRETRIGDLWL; encoded by the coding sequence ATGTCTAGTGAGGAGCAGGCCGGGAATTCTGTTACACGCCTGCCATGGCCCGAGCAGTTCGAAGCCCTGGCTGAGCAAAGCAAGTCACCGATTCTGAAAGCCTTTTACGAAAGCGGATGTGTGTCGCCGGAGACGCCCATGTCCGACGTGCCTTTTGTCGCGCTCGATTTCGAGACGACCGGCCTGGACGCCAGTCAACATTCGATTGTCAGTATCGGCCTGGTGCCGTTCACCCTCGATGGCATCCAGTTGGGAAAGGCCCGCCACTGGATCGTGCGGCCCAAGCTTCCGTTGCACCAGACCTCAATCACGATTCACGGCATTACCCACAGTGATATCGACCAGGCACCCGATATGAAAGATATCCTGAAGGACCTGTTTGCCTGCCTGAACGGTCGTATTCCCGTGGTCCACTACCGCAACATCGAGAGATCGTTCTTTGACGTCGCACTGCAATGGCGACTGGGGGAAGGCATCCGGTTTCCGTTGATCGATACCATGGCTATCGAGGCGCATCTGCACCCGGACCGTAATCCGTCACGCTGGCAACGATTGCTGGGGAAAAAACCCGTGTCCATTCGACTGGCTGACAGCCGGCTGCGTTATGGGCTGCCCCATTATGCCGCCCATAACGCCCTGATTGATGCGGTTGCCACCGCCGAATTGCTGCAAGCACAGGTATTGCACCATTTCAGCCGGGAGACCCGCATCGGAGATCTCTGGCTATGA
- a CDS encoding response regulator transcription factor: MTRTVLIIEDNPGIGELVRMQVSDLGMKAVLMDRGDTGLERFREGGIDLVILDLMLPGLDGLAVCREIRACPGYVPVLMLTAKSTELDRVLGLEMGADDYLTKPFSVAELAARIKALFRRVDALSQGSSASKEVEEIQVDGLKIDPVRRRVFVDEKEVDLTAREFDLLWHFASHRGRVFSRAQLLDAVWGYNHEGYEHTVNTHINRLRNKIEADPAEPRYVQTVWGVGYRFMD, encoded by the coding sequence ATGACACGAACGGTACTGATTATCGAAGACAATCCCGGCATCGGTGAGCTGGTGCGTATGCAGGTGTCGGATCTGGGTATGAAGGCGGTTCTGATGGACCGGGGTGATACCGGTCTGGAGCGGTTCCGTGAGGGTGGCATCGATCTGGTGATCCTGGATTTGATGCTGCCCGGCCTGGATGGTCTCGCCGTGTGCCGGGAGATTCGTGCCTGCCCGGGCTATGTGCCTGTTCTGATGCTGACGGCAAAAAGCACGGAACTGGATCGGGTTCTGGGCCTGGAAATGGGCGCGGACGATTACCTGACGAAACCTTTCAGCGTGGCGGAGCTGGCAGCCCGCATCAAAGCGCTTTTCCGACGGGTGGACGCACTCTCTCAGGGCTCGTCCGCAAGCAAGGAAGTTGAAGAGATTCAGGTGGATGGGCTAAAAATCGACCCGGTTCGCCGGCGGGTCTTTGTCGATGAGAAGGAGGTGGACCTGACCGCCCGCGAGTTCGACCTGCTCTGGCACTTTGCCTCCCATCGGGGCCGGGTTTTCAGCCGGGCCCAGTTGCTTGATGCCGTCTGGGGCTACAACCATGAGGGCTACGAGCACACCGTGAACACCCATATCAACCGCCTTCGCAACAAGATTGAAGCCGACCCCGCCGAGCCCCGATATGTCCAGACGGTCTGGGGCGTTGGCTATCGGTTCATGGATTGA
- a CDS encoding TonB-dependent receptor plug domain-containing protein, whose translation MFRIQCPVLLAGVSLAALPLAVSAQSSPESDALDPIVVTATLGPKTVGESLSSVTVIEKEDIDRQQPAEFRDLLRAQPGINVVSDGSYGKTTSVFLRGAGSSGTVLLLDGIRLRSASAGIPPWQFLPPELMERVELVRGAKSSLYGADAVGGVIQAFTLEPEAGRQGWGELKGGSHETREVTAGMAGREGRSSFLAGGVYSDTDGTNLRAGGEDKGFRNAGGLAKLSHSFDQGGGAGLTVFQSEGNTEFEGGDTDFLIRAMGLHLEAVASDYWRTRIQFSEARDEQDTFGANPSTFDTLSRSARWENTLTAGVHELVLGTEVMLDEVDGTSNFTEDSRTNSAVFGQGRLNFDATDLMLSLRLDDNEAYGKEETGGVAFGHQLDRAHRFRLSYATSFRAPTFNDLYLTVPFYTGNPELDAEEGQMVEAGFSGRYDQWYWDIALYQNDVKDLITYVSDPVTFEGTMENVETARIRGVEVSSGIETADWNLAAAVTYADTENRDTGARLPRRAEKNLRLDIDRLFSQWSVGASFIAESDRYNDAENTSLLPGYGTVDLRAAWNFQPGWSASFKVDNVLDRRYATSIGYDSATFAPFDYLAAGRTFMASVRYDFQQ comes from the coding sequence ATGTTCAGAATTCAATGCCCTGTTTTGTTGGCCGGCGTTTCCCTGGCCGCCCTGCCTCTGGCCGTTTCGGCCCAGTCTTCTCCAGAATCCGATGCCCTGGATCCGATCGTGGTTACCGCGACACTGGGCCCCAAGACCGTTGGCGAGAGCCTGTCTTCAGTGACGGTCATCGAGAAAGAGGATATTGATCGGCAACAGCCCGCGGAATTCCGCGACCTGTTGCGCGCCCAGCCGGGGATCAACGTGGTATCGGACGGCAGCTACGGCAAGACTACCAGCGTATTCCTGCGTGGCGCGGGCAGCTCGGGTACCGTGCTGCTTCTCGATGGTATCCGCCTGCGCTCTGCCTCCGCGGGTATCCCACCCTGGCAGTTTTTGCCTCCCGAATTGATGGAGCGGGTTGAGCTGGTGCGGGGCGCGAAGAGCTCCCTCTATGGTGCCGATGCGGTCGGTGGCGTCATCCAGGCGTTCACCCTGGAACCGGAGGCCGGGCGCCAGGGTTGGGGCGAGCTGAAAGGCGGTTCCCATGAAACCCGTGAGGTAACGGCCGGAATGGCTGGCCGGGAAGGCCGTTCGTCGTTCCTGGCCGGTGGCGTTTATTCGGATACCGATGGCACGAACTTGCGTGCTGGCGGCGAAGACAAAGGATTCCGGAACGCTGGGGGCCTGGCCAAATTGAGCCACAGCTTCGACCAGGGCGGCGGCGCAGGGCTGACGGTGTTCCAGTCTGAAGGTAATACCGAGTTTGAAGGCGGTGATACCGATTTCCTGATCCGTGCCATGGGGCTGCATCTGGAAGCGGTTGCCAGTGACTACTGGCGCACACGGATCCAGTTCTCGGAAGCCCGCGACGAACAGGATACCTTCGGAGCCAATCCCAGCACGTTCGACACCCTGTCTCGCTCCGCGCGCTGGGAAAACACCCTGACGGCCGGTGTTCATGAGCTGGTTCTGGGTACGGAGGTCATGCTTGACGAAGTCGATGGCACCAGCAACTTCACAGAGGACAGTCGGACCAACAGCGCGGTTTTCGGTCAGGGCCGTTTGAACTTTGATGCCACCGATCTGATGCTCAGTCTGCGTCTGGATGACAACGAGGCCTATGGCAAAGAGGAGACTGGCGGTGTGGCCTTTGGTCACCAGCTGGACCGCGCCCATCGCTTTCGCCTCAGCTATGCGACATCGTTCCGGGCACCCACCTTTAATGACCTTTACCTGACGGTGCCGTTCTACACCGGTAATCCTGAGCTCGATGCGGAAGAGGGGCAGATGGTCGAAGCCGGTTTCTCCGGGCGATATGACCAGTGGTACTGGGACATTGCGCTTTATCAGAACGACGTGAAAGACCTGATTACCTACGTGTCGGACCCGGTGACCTTTGAGGGCACCATGGAAAACGTCGAGACGGCAAGAATCCGTGGCGTTGAGGTTTCTTCCGGTATCGAGACGGCTGACTGGAATCTGGCGGCAGCAGTAACCTACGCGGATACCGAGAACCGCGATACCGGCGCCCGTTTACCACGCCGCGCGGAAAAGAACCTGCGTCTGGATATCGATCGCCTGTTCTCACAGTGGTCTGTGGGCGCCAGCTTTATTGCTGAGAGTGACCGCTACAATGATGCGGAAAATACCAGTCTGCTACCGGGCTATGGCACGGTAGACCTGAGAGCGGCCTGGAACTTCCAGCCTGGCTGGTCGGCCTCGTTCAAGGTTGATAACGTGCTGGATCGTCGCTATGCCACCAGCATCGGGTATGACAGTGCGACCTTCGCGCCCTTTGATTATCTGGCCGCCGGACGAACCTTCATGGCCTCGGTGCGCTATGATTTCCAGCAGTAA
- a CDS encoding QsdR family transcriptional regulator, which yields MADKTVTRATPAEAFKRARRMWLKGERIHLAPLADELGIGRATLFRWVGNKDLLIGEILWSLYEPLWRQAMAETPGVGVDYIVGVYRRTNSTILNFEPLRRFINQDPEYALKILTSSQSILHTRTVETNTRMLKDQVAAGHIKPPMNIFSLSYFMIRLAESCLYSDIIAGREPREAELEDACTAVRILLGGKA from the coding sequence GTGGCAGACAAAACCGTAACCAGGGCAACACCGGCCGAGGCGTTCAAGCGGGCACGTCGCATGTGGCTCAAGGGTGAACGCATTCACCTGGCGCCGCTGGCTGATGAGCTCGGAATTGGCCGGGCCACCCTGTTTCGCTGGGTAGGCAACAAGGATCTGCTAATCGGCGAGATTCTCTGGTCCCTCTATGAACCCCTCTGGCGCCAGGCCATGGCAGAAACCCCCGGCGTAGGCGTGGATTACATCGTCGGAGTGTACCGGCGCACTAATTCCACCATCCTCAACTTTGAACCCCTGCGTCGCTTCATCAACCAGGACCCGGAATACGCCCTCAAGATCCTCACCTCATCTCAGTCGATCCTGCACACGCGCACAGTGGAGACCAACACGCGCATGTTGAAAGACCAAGTTGCGGCCGGACATATTAAGCCGCCGATGAACATTTTCAGTTTGTCCTACTTCATGATCCGATTGGCGGAGTCCTGCCTGTACAGCGACATAATCGCCGGGCGGGAACCCAGGGAGGCAGAACTGGAGGATGCCTGCACGGCTGTGCGGATTCTACTGGGAGGAAAAGCATAG
- a CDS encoding cobalamin-binding protein: MRHLWLAALCVLSLLAPSLAQAEGPCARDALNQKVCLAEPAQRIVSLSPGATELLFSAGAGEKVVAASAWSDYPPEAENLSQVGDSNRLDLEAIVSMAPDLVVAWVDGNSRSQLARLSGLGIPVLWLAPRTFDDIAMAVSDLALLTGSPDLGNDRAEAFRAEMAGLKARYADARPVRVFYQIWDQPLMTVNREELISKAITLCGGVNVFGELPRLVPRISREAVLEANPEAIITAGSSDDRQWLEAWREFPGLAAVASGNLFLEPPDLLARPTLRMADGARHLCQTLEQARANL; the protein is encoded by the coding sequence ATGAGGCACCTCTGGCTCGCTGCACTGTGTGTACTGTCTCTGCTTGCGCCCTCGTTGGCGCAGGCCGAGGGACCCTGCGCACGCGATGCACTGAACCAGAAGGTATGCCTGGCCGAGCCAGCGCAGCGTATTGTTTCTCTGTCACCGGGCGCCACGGAGCTGCTGTTCTCCGCCGGTGCCGGCGAAAAGGTCGTGGCGGCGAGTGCCTGGAGCGACTACCCGCCAGAGGCGGAGAACTTATCGCAGGTGGGTGACAGCAATCGTCTGGACCTCGAAGCGATCGTTTCGATGGCACCGGATCTGGTGGTGGCCTGGGTGGATGGCAATTCCCGCAGCCAGCTGGCACGGCTTTCGGGTCTTGGTATTCCGGTTCTCTGGCTTGCTCCGCGAACCTTCGACGACATTGCGATGGCAGTATCGGATCTGGCGTTGCTCACGGGCTCACCGGATCTCGGGAATGATCGGGCCGAAGCGTTTCGCGCAGAAATGGCCGGGCTGAAAGCCCGGTATGCCGATGCCAGACCGGTCAGGGTGTTCTATCAGATATGGGACCAGCCCCTGATGACCGTGAACCGGGAAGAACTGATCAGCAAAGCCATAACCCTGTGCGGCGGCGTGAATGTGTTTGGCGAGCTGCCACGGCTGGTGCCCCGGATCAGCCGGGAGGCGGTGCTCGAAGCCAACCCCGAAGCCATTATCACGGCCGGCTCGTCGGATGACAGGCAATGGCTTGAGGCCTGGCGAGAGTTCCCGGGCCTTGCCGCGGTAGCCTCAGGCAACCTCTTCCTGGAACCACCCGATCTGCTGGCGCGCCCCACGCTACGTATGGCAGACGGCGCCAGGCACCTGTGCCAGACCCTGGAGCAGGCCCGTGCCAATCTCTAG
- a CDS encoding sensor histidine kinase: protein MALSVFRTLYARLAIGLFLLLLVVGGLFTFLSLSSVREYSAAVNQQLNRDLARNLVSDRNLVTDGELNRDALKQLFELYMTINPSIEIYLLDTDGNILSYSADPAKIKRNRVSLQPIRTLIENPNAYPLPGDDPRSHDRRKVFSVTPVPSAENLSGYLYVVLRGEEYDLAESMVHSNRLLQMGAGALAVSLFVGLLAGLVFFRLLTRRLSRLTERVESFEREMSPESTSAVAGKGDDIDYLAARFDQMAQRIVAQLDLLKHKDAQRRQLVAQVSHDLRTPLASIQGYIEALRLKQGTLGADERARFLDVALAESHRLGRLVEELFELAALDAREKQPKTEPFVVAELLHDVVQKHQPEAERAGVELSIVSVAPVQVLADIAMTERVLDNLISNAISHSPKNSAITLGVVEGEGGAAITVADAGPGINDEDLEHIFEPFYQATGASRTGHAGLGLAIAQRMVSLQQGKLSVRNAGGAVFTVWLPLAAEKSTTL from the coding sequence ATGGCCCTGTCTGTCTTCAGAACCCTCTATGCCCGGCTGGCGATTGGTCTGTTCCTGTTGTTGCTGGTGGTAGGAGGCCTCTTCACCTTTCTGAGCCTGTCTTCGGTGCGGGAATACTCGGCCGCGGTGAACCAGCAACTGAACCGGGATCTTGCCCGTAATCTGGTGTCGGACCGCAACCTGGTCACCGACGGCGAGCTCAATCGGGACGCCCTGAAGCAGCTGTTCGAGCTGTACATGACGATCAATCCGAGCATCGAGATCTATCTGCTGGATACCGACGGCAACATCCTCTCCTACTCTGCGGATCCGGCCAAGATCAAGCGCAACCGCGTGTCCCTGCAACCAATCCGGACCCTGATCGAAAACCCTAACGCCTATCCACTTCCCGGTGATGACCCGCGCAGCCACGACCGGCGAAAGGTCTTTTCGGTAACGCCCGTTCCATCGGCTGAAAACCTGTCAGGCTACCTCTATGTGGTTCTGCGGGGCGAGGAATACGATCTGGCCGAGAGCATGGTGCACAGTAACCGCCTCCTGCAGATGGGCGCAGGCGCGCTGGCGGTGAGCCTGTTCGTCGGTTTGCTGGCCGGCCTGGTGTTTTTCCGGCTGCTGACGCGTCGGCTGTCTCGGTTGACCGAAAGGGTAGAATCCTTCGAGCGGGAAATGTCTCCAGAGAGCACGTCTGCGGTTGCTGGCAAGGGCGATGACATTGATTACCTGGCCGCCCGGTTTGATCAGATGGCGCAGCGGATTGTTGCCCAGCTGGATCTACTGAAGCACAAGGATGCCCAGCGCCGCCAACTGGTTGCCCAGGTCTCCCATGATTTGCGAACGCCCCTGGCGTCCATTCAGGGTTATATCGAAGCCTTGAGGCTGAAACAGGGCACGCTTGGCGCCGATGAGCGTGCCCGGTTCCTGGATGTGGCCCTGGCCGAGAGTCACAGGCTCGGTCGCCTGGTGGAGGAACTGTTCGAGCTTGCGGCGTTGGATGCCCGGGAAAAGCAGCCGAAGACGGAACCGTTTGTGGTTGCCGAACTCCTGCATGATGTGGTGCAGAAACATCAGCCTGAGGCGGAGCGCGCGGGTGTTGAACTCTCGATTGTCTCCGTGGCGCCGGTCCAGGTGCTGGCGGACATTGCCATGACCGAGCGAGTGTTGGATAACCTGATCAGCAACGCCATCAGCCATTCGCCAAAGAACTCGGCGATTACGCTGGGCGTTGTCGAAGGGGAGGGCGGTGCCGCGATCACTGTCGCGGACGCCGGACCCGGCATCAATGATGAGGACCTGGAACACATCTTCGAACCTTTCTATCAGGCTACTGGTGCTTCCCGAACAGGACATGCCGGTCTTGGCCTGGCCATCGCCCAGAGAATGGTGTCACTGCAGCAGGGAAAACTCTCTGTTCGCAACGCCGGTGGGGCCGTGTTCACGGTCTGGCTCCCCCTGGCCGCCGAAAAATCCACAACGTTATGA
- the msrB gene encoding peptide-methionine (R)-S-oxide reductase MsrB, with protein sequence MKRKIVGIFSALALVSVAGLLTTNAVAEKSESQMSKYAPDQPGLAVATFAGGCFWCVEAGYEKRVPGVVEAVSGYAGGEEANPSYKQVASGQTGHTEAVQVYYDPNEMTYEGLLQALWRMMDPTDNQGQFVDRGQQYRPAIFYHNAAQKRLAEEAVAELEASGVYEKPVVIEIVPFEKFYEAEEYHQDYYDKNPVRYNFYTFNSGRYQFIEKVYGEDYELDYTRFQENATVDASDNLVGSDSGNKQSGQMGSGFDQESFEKPSQEALKQRLTDMQYEVTQEDGTEPAFNNKYWDNKKPGLYVDIVSGEPLFSSRDKYKSGTGWPSFTRPITPDAVVEREDNSFFMTRTEIRSVHADSHLGHVFNDGPAPTGLRYCMNSAAMDFIPLEQMAEAGYGKWIDDVKPAS encoded by the coding sequence ATGAAACGCAAAATTGTGGGTATATTTTCGGCACTGGCGCTGGTCTCTGTCGCCGGGTTGCTCACCACCAACGCGGTTGCCGAAAAGTCGGAGTCGCAGATGAGCAAGTATGCACCGGATCAGCCAGGCCTGGCGGTGGCAACTTTCGCTGGTGGCTGTTTCTGGTGTGTCGAAGCCGGGTACGAAAAACGGGTGCCGGGCGTGGTGGAAGCTGTCTCCGGCTATGCCGGCGGGGAAGAGGCAAATCCTTCCTACAAGCAGGTAGCCTCGGGTCAGACTGGCCACACCGAAGCGGTACAGGTCTATTACGACCCGAACGAAATGACCTACGAGGGGCTGTTGCAAGCGCTCTGGCGGATGATGGACCCGACCGATAATCAGGGCCAGTTCGTGGACCGAGGCCAGCAGTACCGGCCCGCTATTTTCTACCATAACGCCGCGCAGAAGCGCCTGGCCGAGGAAGCCGTTGCAGAGTTGGAGGCTTCCGGCGTCTACGAGAAGCCCGTGGTGATTGAAATCGTGCCATTTGAGAAGTTCTATGAGGCCGAGGAATACCACCAGGATTACTACGACAAGAACCCGGTGCGCTACAACTTCTACACCTTCAACTCTGGCCGCTACCAGTTTATCGAGAAGGTGTATGGCGAAGACTACGAGCTTGATTACACCCGTTTCCAGGAGAACGCCACGGTGGATGCCAGTGACAACCTGGTGGGCAGTGACAGCGGCAATAAACAATCCGGCCAGATGGGCAGTGGCTTTGACCAGGAAAGCTTTGAAAAGCCGAGCCAGGAGGCGCTGAAACAGCGCCTGACCGATATGCAGTACGAGGTTACCCAGGAAGACGGCACCGAGCCTGCGTTCAATAACAAGTACTGGGACAACAAGAAGCCAGGGCTTTACGTGGATATTGTCTCGGGCGAACCCCTGTTCTCATCCCGCGACAAGTACAAATCCGGCACCGGCTGGCCCAGCTTTACCCGGCCAATCACCCCTGATGCTGTAGTGGAACGTGAAGACAATTCGTTCTTCATGACCCGCACGGAAATCCGCAGCGTTCACGCGGACTCCCATCTTGGACACGTGTTCAATGATGGCCCCGCGCCAACTGGACTGCGCTACTGCATGAACTCCGCGGCGATGGACTTTATCCCGCTGGAGCAGATGGCAGAGGCCGGCTATGGCAAGTGGATTGACGACGTCAAACCGGCATCATAG
- a CDS encoding putative nucleotidyltransferase substrate binding domain-containing protein: MQAELVDIRNHMAQYPPFDEMTEELLDRVVGDIEVVYFKAGSQILELGDPSSWLFYVRSGAVEIYRRTGELYNRISEGEVFGQFGLLMNRKVRFPAKALEDVLLYKIPYDTFQYLWENDDNFADFVEIEDRSRLRSAVSRREKSNQLMTSKVTRLISREPVSAPHTVRLQEAARIMTEHGVSALLLMDEEGDKPLLKGIITDRDLRTRALSEALASETPISEIMSEDLITIRSNIFIFEAMLTMLHNNVHHLPVMDGDEVRGVIALSDIVKYESQSSLYLVSNIYHQQDVKGLKKISLDVRDSFVRMVNEDANSHMIGSAMAGIGRSFTQRLLALGEEKLGPPPVPYCFMALGSMARDEQLVVTDQDNAMILDDSFVPEEHDEYFLALAKFVSDGLAECGYTYCTGDIMATNQKWRQPLRVWKDYFTDWIDNPKAEALLNSNIFFDLDGIYGETDFAEQLKTLVAEKASNSQRFLAMLARNALNRTPPIGFFRTFVLEEDGKHQKTFNLKRRGTAPLSDLIRVHALACGSRAQNSFERLKAIGNTKLLLEDDLGNLRDALEFISIVRIRHQALAIEADRQPDNNVRPEDLSPFERSHLKDAFQVVSGAQKFLKFRYHATVARNV, translated from the coding sequence ATGCAGGCCGAGCTGGTCGACATCCGCAATCACATGGCTCAATACCCGCCGTTCGACGAGATGACCGAGGAACTGCTCGACCGGGTGGTTGGCGACATAGAGGTTGTTTACTTCAAGGCCGGGAGCCAGATTCTGGAACTGGGTGATCCCAGCAGCTGGCTGTTCTACGTACGCAGTGGTGCAGTAGAGATCTATCGGCGCACCGGAGAACTCTACAACCGGATCAGCGAGGGTGAAGTCTTCGGCCAGTTTGGCCTGCTGATGAACCGGAAAGTTCGCTTTCCCGCCAAAGCCCTCGAAGACGTTCTGCTGTACAAGATTCCTTACGATACGTTCCAGTACCTCTGGGAAAACGACGACAACTTTGCCGATTTCGTTGAGATTGAGGACCGAAGCCGCCTGCGCTCCGCTGTATCCCGGCGGGAAAAATCCAACCAGCTCATGACCTCCAAGGTCACCCGGCTGATTTCCCGGGAGCCGGTGTCCGCCCCCCACACCGTCCGACTGCAGGAAGCAGCGCGGATTATGACCGAGCACGGCGTCTCGGCACTGCTGCTGATGGACGAGGAGGGCGACAAGCCCTTGCTCAAGGGCATCATCACCGACCGCGACCTGCGCACCCGGGCCCTCAGCGAGGCATTAGCCTCCGAAACGCCTATCAGCGAGATCATGTCGGAGGATCTGATCACCATCCGTTCGAACATATTCATCTTCGAGGCCATGCTCACCATGCTGCACAACAATGTGCACCACCTGCCGGTGATGGATGGTGATGAGGTTCGCGGCGTCATTGCGCTGTCTGACATCGTGAAGTACGAGAGCCAGAGCAGCCTTTACCTGGTCAGCAACATCTACCACCAGCAGGATGTGAAGGGCCTGAAGAAAATCAGTCTGGATGTGCGGGACAGCTTTGTACGCATGGTGAACGAAGACGCCAACTCCCACATGATTGGCAGTGCCATGGCCGGGATCGGGCGCAGCTTTACCCAGCGCCTGCTGGCCCTGGGCGAGGAGAAACTCGGGCCGCCACCCGTGCCCTATTGTTTTATGGCGCTGGGGTCCATGGCGCGGGACGAACAGCTGGTTGTTACCGACCAGGATAACGCCATGATTCTGGACGACAGCTTCGTGCCGGAAGAGCACGATGAGTACTTCCTGGCACTGGCGAAATTTGTCAGCGATGGCCTTGCGGAGTGCGGCTACACCTACTGCACCGGCGACATCATGGCCACCAACCAGAAATGGCGGCAGCCACTGCGGGTCTGGAAGGACTACTTCACCGACTGGATTGATAACCCCAAGGCCGAAGCCTTGTTAAACAGCAACATCTTCTTTGATCTGGACGGTATCTACGGGGAAACCGACTTTGCCGAACAACTGAAAACTCTGGTGGCCGAAAAGGCCAGCAACAGCCAGCGGTTCCTGGCAATGCTGGCCCGCAATGCCCTGAACCGCACGCCCCCGATCGGCTTTTTCCGGACTTTCGTGCTGGAAGAAGATGGCAAGCACCAGAAGACCTTCAACCTGAAACGTCGGGGTACGGCGCCCCTGTCAGACCTGATCCGGGTTCACGCCCTGGCCTGCGGCTCCCGCGCACAGAACTCGTTCGAGCGTCTGAAAGCCATCGGCAACACCAAGCTGCTGCTGGAGGACGATCTGGGCAACCTTCGGGACGCTCTGGAGTTCATCTCCATTGTGCGTATTCGGCACCAGGCCCTGGCCATCGAGGCGGACCGACAGCCGGACAACAACGTTCGGCCCGAGGACCTTTCACCGTTTGAGCGCAGCCACCTGAAAGACGCCTTCCAGGTGGTCAGCGGTGCCCAGAAGTTCCTGAAATTCCGGTATCACGCCACGGTGGCTCGTAATGTCTAG